The Chlorocebus sabaeus isolate Y175 chromosome 1, mChlSab1.0.hap1, whole genome shotgun sequence genome includes a region encoding these proteins:
- the VSIG10L2 gene encoding V-set and immunoglobulin domain-containing protein 10-like 2, producing the protein MVGQRAQHDPVSLLLLIRLCLLHLRASGQPHPTPEAPAEEVVSVQGVRGGSVELACGSGPAPLLVLWSFTPLGSLVPRPVAVTDGAMSKVEAIASALGVVSLRNGSLVLGELREGARGHFLCQVLHMAGGQLHTAYSHLTLAVLVPVSKPQVRLSNPSPVEGASVVATCAVREGTEPVTFAWQHQASQGLGEALVGVTEPLFRLDPVNRTHLGWYMCSARNSVNRLSSDGAFLDVIYGPDKPVITVEPLGLAEEGFWASEREEVTLSCLAASNPPSHYVWLHDHTQVHTGPTYIIARAGRVHTGLYTCLAHNSYLDSRTQTTVQLTIYYPPEGQPSCAVHPSPGAVTLLCAWPGGLPHAQLQWEGPQGPGPTAPSNVTWSHAAAQLSSGSVFTCTGWHPALAPPALCTVTLWEPLGRPTCWSTTTVGHQFIMLSCEWPGGEPPATLSWLDEQQQPLGSSSSSTAVHLLQAQEDLAGREFTCRGTHLLRTPDPHCHLQLEAPQLDVAEPRVSVLEGGEAWLECSLRGGTPPAQLLWLGPQQQQVDHGTSGFMLHPEGAQLRLGIYDADPAHHRGIYQCVARNAVGNSSRSVLLEVLRYPAPPNVTISRLTYGKHRREVQLQWAIAGPGNLTGFLVQRKASALGPGAGAWETAASDIEPESRGRRLGGLDPGVLYAFRILALNHHTAGHPSEVKIPADPPFSSYPAVLGAAGTGMVVATVASLLVFQYAARHPETFPCLGQLLVPMEQRQQQRGSRADAEVQSGLETPTTTPGLDPAQETSAPVNVTITVTATP; encoded by the exons ATGGTGGGTCAGAGGGCCCAGCACGACCCAGTCAGCCTCCTGCTGCTGATACGCCTCTGCCTTCTGCACCTGAGGGCCTCAG GCCAGCCCCACCCGACTCCCGAGGCCCCTGCAGAGGAGGTGGTGTCTGTCCAGGGAGTGCGAGGTGGCTCCGTGGAGCTGGCCTGTGGCTCTGGGCCTGCCCCACTGCTGGTCCTCTGGAGCTTCACCCCGCTGGGCTCCCTGGTTCCCCGGCCTGTTGCTGTCACCGATGGAGCCATGTCCAAGGTGGAGGCCATCGCCTCGGCTCTGGGAGTCGTGAGTCTGAGGAACGGCAGCCTGGTGCTGGGGGAACTTCGAGAGGGTGCCCGTGGCCACTTCCTGTGCCAGGTTCTGCACATGGCTGGTGGCCAGCTCCACACTGCCTACTCCCACCTCACGCTGGCTGTGCTGG TGCCAGTGTCTAAGCCTCAAGTGCGACTGAGTAACCCGTCCCCTGTGGAGGGAGCCTCCGTGGTGGCCACGTGTGCAGTGCGGGAGGGCACAGAGCCTGTGACCTTTGCCTGGCAGCATCAGGCATCCCAAGGCCTTGGAGAGGCCCTGGTGGGGGTCACTGAGCCACTATTCCGGCTGGACCCTGTCAACCGGACGCACCTAGGCTGGTACATGTGCAGTGCTCGCAACTCCGTGAACAGGCTGAGCAGTGACGGGGCCTTCCTGGACGTCATTT ATGGTCCTGACAAGCCTGTGATCACCGTGGAGCCACTGGGACTCGCTGAGGAGGGCTTCTGGGCCAGTGAGAGGGAAGAGGTGACCCTGAGTTGCCTGGCCGCCTCCAACCCGCCTAGTCACTACGTGTGGCTCCATGACCACACGCAAGTCCACACGGGGCCTACCTACATCATCGCCAGAGCAGGCCGTGTCCACACGGGTCTGTACACCTGCCTGGCCCACAACAGCTACCTGGACTCCCGCACCCAGACTACTGTCCAGCTCACCATCTACT ATCCCCCTGAGGGACAGCCCTCCTGTGCAGTGCATCCCAGCCCCGGGGCTGTGACTCTGCTCTGCGCCTGGCCTGGGGGGCTTCCGCATGCCCAGCTGCAGTGGGAAGGACCCCAGGGACCTGGCCCTACTGCCCCCAGCAACGTCACCTGGAGTCATGCAGCCGCCCAGCTCTCCAGTGGCAGCGTCTTCACCTGCACTGGCTGGCACCCAGCCCTGGCACCGCCTGCCCTCTGCACAGTCACGCTCT GGGAGCCTCTCGGGAGGCCCACCTGCTGGAGCACAACCACAGTGGGGCACCAGTTCATCATGCTGAGCTGTGAGTGGCCTGGCGGCGAGCCCCCCGCCACGCTGAGCTGGCTTGACGAACAGCAGCAGCCCCTGGGCAGCAGCAGCTCCTCGACGGCCGTTCACCTCCTGCAGGCGCAGGAAGATCTGGCTGGCAGAGAGTTCACCTGCCGGGGCACTCACCTGCTCAGGACCCCTGACCCCCACTGCCACCTCCAGCTGG AAGCCCCACAGCTGGACGTGGCTGAGCCCCGCGTGTCAGTGTTGGAGGGGGGAGAGGCCTGGCTGGAGTGCTCACTCCGCGGGGGCACACCACCTGCCCAGCTCCTCTGGCTGGGGCCTCAACAACAGCAGGTGGACCATGGCACTTCAGGATTCATGCTGCACCCTGAGGGTGCCCAGCTGCGCCTGGGCATCTACGATGCTGACCCGGCACACCACAGGGGCATCTACCAATGCGTGGCCCGCAACGCTGTGGGTAACAGCAGTCGGAGCGTGCTGCTGGAGGTCCTGA GATATCCAGCTCCTCCCAACGTCACCATCAGCCGCCTGACCTACGGGAAGCACCGGAGAGAGGTGCAGCTTCAATGGGCCATCGCAGGCCCTGGGAACCTGACGGGCTTCCTGGTGCAGCGGAAGGCCAGTGCCCTGGGCCCAGGAGCTGGGGCGTGGGAGACGGCAGCTAGTGACATCGAGCCAGAGAGCCGAGGCCGGCGGCTGGGAGGCTTGGACCCCGGGGTCCTTTATGCCTTCCGCATCCTGGCTCTGAATCACCACACTGCAGGACATCCCTCTGAGGTGAAGATACCAG CGGACCCCCCCTTCAGTTCCTACCCAGCGGTGTTGGGTGCAGCAGGCACAGGAATGGTGGTGGCAACGGTGGCCTCTCTACTGGTGTTCCAGTATGCTGCCCGGCACCCAGAGACTTTCCCCT GCCTTGGTCAACTGCTTGTTCCCAT GGAGCAAAGGCAGCAACAGAGGGGCTCCAGAGCAGATGCTGAGGTGCAGTCAG GCCTTGAAACACCAACCACCACCCCAGGTTTGGATCCTGCACAAGAAACCAGTGCTCCAGTGAATGTCACCATCACAGTGACTGCAACACCATGA